In Paenibacillus sp. FSL M7-0420, a single genomic region encodes these proteins:
- the ymfI gene encoding elongation factor P 5-aminopentanone reductase, with protein sequence MMLPGEDSKPIGEMTVLITGGSGGIGGAIAERFASVGMNIVIHYMNSHEAANDVARRCLALGAKVMTVAADMKDRSQLVRMAERLESSGMMPDILVNNAGKAHYGMLADLTEEEWDDIMAVNLKGTFMCSQIFMPYMVTQRYGRIINVSSVWGISGASCEVAYSASKGGVNAFTKALAKELAPSKVTVNAVAPGAVHTAMLSNLQADELKMLEEEIPAGRLATPEDISSLVYFLALPESGYITGQVISPNGGWIT encoded by the coding sequence ATGATGTTACCGGGAGAGGACAGCAAACCGATTGGCGAAATGACAGTGCTCATTACCGGGGGCAGCGGGGGAATCGGCGGCGCGATCGCTGAGCGTTTTGCTTCGGTGGGGATGAATATTGTGATTCATTATATGAATTCGCATGAAGCGGCAAATGATGTGGCCCGGCGCTGTCTGGCGCTGGGGGCGAAGGTAATGACTGTAGCGGCGGACATGAAAGACCGTAGTCAGCTCGTACGCATGGCTGAAAGGCTGGAGAGCAGCGGCATGATGCCGGATATCCTGGTCAATAATGCCGGGAAAGCTCATTATGGCATGTTAGCCGATCTGACCGAGGAGGAGTGGGACGATATCATGGCGGTGAATCTGAAGGGCACCTTCATGTGCAGCCAGATTTTCATGCCTTATATGGTCACGCAGCGTTACGGCCGGATCATTAATGTGTCTTCGGTGTGGGGGATCTCAGGTGCCTCCTGTGAAGTGGCTTATTCGGCCAGTAAGGGCGGAGTGAATGCTTTTACCAAGGCGCTCGCCAAGGAGCTGGCCCCCTCCAAGGTCACTGTGAACGCTGTAGCGCCTGGAGCAGTTCACACGGCCATGCTGTCCAATCTGCAGGCGGATGAACTGAAAATGCTGGAGGAGGAGATCCCTGCGGGGAGGCTGGCTACCCCTGAGGATATATCCTCGCTTGTTTATTTTCTGGCGCTGCCTGAGTCCGGTTATATCACGGGTCAGGTCATCAGTCCGAACGGCGGCTGGATTACGTAA
- the yfmH gene encoding EF-P 5-aminopentanol modification-associated protein YfmH — protein MEKLHYERLQETLYHEVMDNGLQVYVLPKPAFLKTYATFATKYGSVDNHFKVAGGEETTVPDGIAHFLEHKMFEEPEGDIFATFASNGASANAFTSFDQTVYLFSATENIEQNLSTLVDFVQRPYFTDENVEKEKGIIGQEINMYADNPDWRVYFGLIEAMYVTHPVHIDIAGTIESISTITKETLYTCYNSFYHPSNMLLFVVGGVDPEQVFELIRSNQQGKSYEKQGEITRIFAEEPEQVASKHVESRLAVSIPKMMFGFKEKVDGLSGEAAVRRDLTTKLMLDLLFGSSTALYQKLYDEELISDSFGHEFNSSAEYAFSAIGGDTKDPGLLLERIKEEVGRILETGFAEKDFERARKKKIGGFLRMLNSPESIAHEFTRYQFRGGDLFEVLPLYESITLEEVNARLHAHVNWEQLAVSLVVSP, from the coding sequence ATGGAGAAGCTCCATTACGAACGGCTTCAAGAAACACTTTATCATGAGGTTATGGATAACGGACTGCAGGTGTATGTGCTGCCGAAGCCGGCTTTTCTCAAAACCTACGCCACCTTTGCCACGAAATACGGTTCGGTAGACAATCACTTCAAGGTGGCGGGCGGTGAGGAGACTACAGTACCTGACGGAATTGCCCATTTCCTGGAGCATAAAATGTTCGAGGAGCCGGAAGGCGACATTTTTGCCACTTTTGCTTCCAATGGTGCGTCTGCGAATGCCTTCACCAGCTTCGACCAGACGGTCTACCTTTTCTCGGCCACGGAGAATATTGAGCAGAATCTAAGCACGCTTGTTGATTTTGTGCAGCGTCCTTATTTTACCGATGAGAACGTGGAGAAGGAGAAGGGAATTATTGGGCAGGAAATCAATATGTATGCCGACAATCCCGACTGGCGCGTCTATTTCGGGCTGATTGAAGCGATGTACGTTACCCATCCGGTTCACATCGATATTGCCGGTACTATTGAGTCGATCTCAACCATCACCAAAGAAACGCTGTACACCTGCTACAATTCCTTCTATCATCCCAGCAATATGCTGCTGTTCGTTGTCGGCGGAGTGGACCCTGAGCAGGTATTTGAACTGATCCGCAGCAATCAGCAGGGCAAGAGCTATGAGAAGCAGGGTGAAATTACGCGTATCTTCGCGGAGGAGCCTGAGCAGGTAGCCTCCAAGCATGTGGAGAGCAGGCTCGCTGTATCCATCCCCAAAATGATGTTCGGCTTCAAGGAAAAGGTGGATGGTCTGAGCGGTGAAGCGGCGGTGCGCCGTGATCTGACCACGAAGCTGATGCTGGATCTGCTGTTTGGCAGCAGTACGGCATTGTATCAGAAGCTCTATGACGAGGAATTGATCTCCGACAGCTTCGGTCACGAATTTAACAGCTCTGCGGAGTATGCCTTCTCGGCGATCGGCGGCGATACCAAAGATCCGGGGCTGCTGCTTGAACGGATTAAGGAAGAGGTAGGACGTATTCTGGAGACGGGCTTCGCGGAGAAGGATTTCGAACGGGCCCGCAAAAAGAAAATCGGCGGCTTCCTGCGGATGCTGAATTCGCCGGAGAGCATTGCCCATGAGTTCACCCGTTACCAGTTCCGTGGAGGAGATCTGTTTGAAGTGCTTCCCCTGTATGAATCGATCACTCTGGAGGAAGTGAATGCCCGGCTCCATGCCCATGTGAACTGGGAGCAGCTGGCCGTGTCGCTGGTGGTGAGTCCTTAA
- the yfmF gene encoding EF-P 5-aminopentanol modification-associated protein YfmF has protein sequence MTNNGFQHGHAAGMRIHVLPTKAFKTFAISLYAGVPLEESTVTSTALVPFVLRRGTASYPETTQFRERLEELYGAGFGFDIYKRGDYQIVQFRMDTINDSFVQSKESLLGESFAFLGEVLTRPLLENGSFRASYVATERETIRKKLESIVNDKIRYAAERCIEEMCRNEPYRLHPLGQRADLDAITPETLYQSYTSWLNGATLDLYVVGDTTPEEVEKLVTAHFGRAHHSEAGGYTSDFTPVTVTEVRTVEEKLDVNQGKLNMGLRTSITYKDDRYASALMYNGILGGYPHSKLFVNVREKESLAYYASSRYDGHKGIGTIQSGIETQNYGKAVDIIRKQLDELKAGNITDLELSQTKAMIRNLLSEIQDSAFEMISFDFNRQLSGKDRSAQELMDQVDGMGAAEVKAAADTFELDTIYFLTGKEE, from the coding sequence TTGACTAATAATGGATTTCAACATGGCCATGCCGCAGGCATGCGCATACATGTTCTGCCGACCAAGGCGTTCAAGACATTCGCCATCTCACTGTATGCAGGCGTTCCGCTTGAAGAAAGTACAGTGACCTCTACCGCACTGGTTCCGTTTGTACTCCGCCGGGGGACAGCGTCCTACCCGGAAACAACCCAATTCCGCGAGCGTCTGGAGGAGCTGTACGGTGCCGGCTTCGGCTTCGATATTTATAAACGCGGGGATTACCAGATTGTCCAGTTCCGGATGGATACGATCAATGATTCCTTTGTGCAGAGCAAGGAGAGCCTGCTTGGGGAATCCTTTGCTTTTCTGGGAGAGGTATTGACCCGCCCCCTGCTTGAGAATGGAAGCTTCCGGGCTTCTTATGTAGCTACAGAACGCGAGACGATCCGCAAGAAGCTGGAATCCATTGTGAATGACAAAATCCGCTACGCGGCAGAACGCTGCATTGAGGAAATGTGCCGCAACGAGCCTTACCGTCTTCATCCCCTCGGTCAACGGGCCGATCTGGATGCTATCACGCCTGAGACGCTGTACCAGAGCTATACCTCCTGGCTGAATGGGGCTACGCTTGATCTGTATGTTGTGGGCGATACCACACCTGAGGAGGTCGAGAAGCTGGTGACAGCTCATTTTGGCCGGGCCCATCACTCCGAAGCCGGAGGCTACACCTCGGACTTCACGCCAGTCACGGTTACGGAAGTGCGGACGGTGGAGGAGAAGCTGGATGTGAATCAAGGCAAGCTGAACATGGGGCTGCGGACCTCGATTACCTACAAGGATGACCGGTATGCTTCCGCGCTGATGTACAACGGTATTCTTGGCGGTTACCCGCATTCCAAGCTGTTCGTCAATGTGCGCGAGAAGGAGAGTCTGGCGTATTATGCCTCCTCCCGTTATGACGGGCATAAGGGTATCGGGACGATTCAATCGGGGATCGAGACCCAGAACTACGGCAAAGCCGTTGATATTATCCGCAAGCAGCTGGATGAGCTGAAGGCCGGCAATATCACTGACCTGGAGCTTAGCCAGACCAAGGCGATGATCCGCAACCTGCTGTCCGAGATTCAGGATTCGGCGTTTGAGATGATTTCCTTTGATTTCAACCGCCAGCTATCCGGCAAAGACCGTTCTGCCCAGGAGCTGATGGACCAGGTCGACGGCATGGGGGCGGCTGAAGTGAAGGCTGCGGCGGATACTTTTGAGCTGGATACGATTTATTTCCTGACAGGGAAGGAGGAATAG
- the sleB gene encoding spore cortex-lytic enzyme has translation MTKHKQWIIAAVTLALAAAPFAGAVFKDHDLIYAKPYAAEQVAADHPDEGEEAMPVFGTTPLKVGSSGQDVYELQGRLKHLGYFNGKIDSQFGTKTKNAVTWFQWKFGLKSDGVVGAKTKLKLYNATTAWKPTAPETSTAQKKTPSGAAAAKTNTAELSSGNTMGLSENDLKIMANAVYGESRGEPFEGQVAVAAVILNRVKSPSFPNTPSGVIFQPGAFTAVADGQIYLEPNEQARKAVQQALSGWDPSGGCIYYFNPKTATSKWIWSRPQVKTIGQHIFCM, from the coding sequence ATGACAAAACATAAGCAGTGGATCATTGCCGCCGTTACCCTTGCCCTTGCCGCTGCGCCGTTTGCCGGTGCAGTCTTCAAAGATCATGATTTGATCTATGCCAAGCCATATGCAGCAGAACAGGTTGCCGCAGATCACCCTGATGAAGGGGAGGAAGCCATGCCCGTGTTCGGCACAACTCCGCTTAAGGTAGGCTCTTCCGGGCAGGATGTCTATGAGCTGCAGGGAAGATTGAAGCATCTTGGTTATTTTAACGGCAAGATTGACAGTCAGTTCGGGACCAAGACGAAGAATGCTGTCACCTGGTTCCAGTGGAAATTCGGCCTGAAATCCGACGGGGTAGTCGGGGCCAAGACGAAGCTTAAGCTATACAATGCGACTACAGCCTGGAAGCCGACAGCGCCCGAGACGTCTACCGCCCAGAAGAAAACGCCCTCCGGCGCAGCTGCAGCCAAAACCAATACGGCTGAGCTGTCCTCCGGCAATACCATGGGCTTGTCCGAAAACGACCTGAAGATCATGGCTAACGCGGTTTACGGCGAGTCACGCGGTGAACCTTTTGAAGGACAGGTGGCTGTAGCCGCAGTCATTCTCAACCGTGTCAAATCCCCAAGCTTCCCGAATACGCCTTCGGGCGTCATTTTCCAGCCGGGAGCCTTCACCGCCGTAGCTGACGGCCAGATCTATCTGGAGCCTAATGAACAGGCACGCAAGGCAGTGCAGCAGGCTCTGAGCGGCTGGGACCCGTCGGGCGGCTGTATCTATTACTTCAATCCCAAGACGGCGACCTCCAAGTGGATTTGGTCCCGTCCGCAGGTGAAGACGATCGGCCAGCATATTTTCTGCATGTAG
- a CDS encoding AraC family transcriptional regulator produces the protein MDFKDHIVLWNHAAVEVIDIRKASFTSGQPPLNYRLPASTYLYIVRGSASLLIDDSRYEISGATVFHGGKGTTIKLLKTHEILDYYLIMYRSTLTLPARRNLTAVLERSKPFTGIYHFTPVHPLLLYEILDQMYGDWQTRRALEHLHVKVLFYQWVHELLHQMQEQELHPLRADVLDQAVRYMHDSYSRPFTLDTLADTLGTSPRTLSRLFRMRLQTSPAQYLVQIRMDKARELLLGTEATLHDIAAAVGYPDAYSFGKMFKKHFGNSPVRYKNSEQAASPWRDMISVLSANDIAREGTLRYIDDDNHYQYDQKGASSMFRTAKPSLMLTLLLCFTIVLSACSSGNTTTTTAGNGTNTPTSSPAATASSTTSPDNTAAEAQTRTISTVKGDVVVPADPQRVVVLYLLGDVLALGIKPIGVSDVSEGAAFENELKDVQKLGTWFEASPEVVLSLEPDLIIVPSEETYQALHDIAPTVLVPYEKMTTDERVGFIGHIFGKEEQATSLLNNFKAKVEDSKQKLQDAGILGSTVSIMEGGSDRSMVVVMSKQYGRGSQVIYEYLGMKAPELLQQKIDSKTDMGGDSVSFEVLADYSGDYIFRSSYEGMADLTEDPLWNGIPAVKEGRLMNIDFGLSYYNDIYSLNAQLDFIVEHLLAAPRVK, from the coding sequence ATGGATTTTAAAGACCATATTGTACTGTGGAACCATGCTGCTGTAGAAGTTATCGATATCCGCAAGGCCTCATTCACTTCTGGACAACCTCCGCTGAACTATCGCCTTCCGGCTAGTACATACCTGTATATCGTTCGCGGCAGCGCAAGTCTGCTTATAGATGACAGCCGATATGAAATCAGCGGCGCAACTGTCTTTCACGGGGGCAAAGGCACTACGATTAAATTGCTGAAAACACATGAAATTCTGGATTATTACCTTATTATGTACCGTTCAACATTAACGCTGCCTGCCCGGCGCAACCTGACAGCGGTTCTGGAACGCAGCAAGCCTTTTACCGGAATCTATCACTTCACTCCTGTCCATCCCCTGCTGCTGTATGAGATTCTAGACCAGATGTATGGGGATTGGCAGACACGCCGCGCCCTGGAGCATCTGCATGTCAAAGTCCTGTTCTATCAATGGGTCCATGAGCTGCTTCATCAGATGCAGGAGCAGGAGCTGCACCCGCTTAGAGCAGATGTGCTCGACCAGGCTGTCCGTTATATGCATGATTCTTACAGCAGGCCGTTCACCCTGGATACACTTGCCGACACTTTGGGCACCAGCCCGAGGACATTATCGAGGCTATTCCGCATGCGGCTTCAGACCAGCCCCGCCCAATATCTGGTTCAGATTCGCATGGATAAGGCACGTGAGCTATTGCTGGGCACAGAAGCCACACTGCATGATATTGCAGCTGCTGTGGGCTACCCGGATGCGTATTCTTTTGGAAAAATGTTCAAAAAGCACTTCGGAAACTCTCCAGTGAGGTACAAAAATTCTGAGCAGGCCGCTTCCCCTTGGCGGGATATGATATCTGTGCTGTCTGCAAATGACATTGCCCGTGAAGGCACTCTCCGATATATTGATGATGATAATCATTATCAATATGATCAAAAAGGAGCGTCATCCATGTTCAGAACGGCCAAGCCATCCCTAATGTTAACCTTGTTGTTATGCTTCACCATAGTGTTAAGTGCCTGTTCCTCAGGAAATACCACTACAACGACGGCGGGCAACGGCACCAATACGCCAACCTCTTCGCCTGCTGCGACGGCATCCTCTACAACGTCCCCTGACAACACTGCAGCCGAGGCACAGACCCGGACGATCTCTACGGTAAAAGGAGATGTCGTGGTGCCTGCCGATCCTCAGCGTGTCGTGGTGCTGTATCTGCTGGGCGATGTGCTGGCTCTGGGCATCAAGCCCATAGGGGTATCTGATGTGTCCGAAGGCGCTGCCTTTGAGAATGAATTGAAGGATGTACAGAAGCTGGGCACCTGGTTCGAGGCTAGCCCTGAGGTTGTACTGTCGCTTGAGCCCGATCTGATCATTGTTCCTTCTGAGGAAACCTATCAGGCATTGCATGACATCGCACCGACAGTGCTGGTCCCTTATGAGAAGATGACGACCGATGAACGGGTAGGATTCATTGGACATATTTTCGGCAAGGAAGAACAGGCTACCAGCCTTCTGAACAATTTCAAGGCCAAAGTGGAAGACAGTAAGCAGAAGCTGCAGGACGCGGGAATCCTCGGTTCAACGGTCTCCATCATGGAAGGCGGCTCAGACCGCAGCATGGTAGTGGTGATGAGCAAACAGTACGGCCGGGGTTCACAGGTCATTTATGAATATCTCGGAATGAAGGCTCCTGAGCTCCTCCAGCAAAAAATTGATTCCAAGACCGATATGGGCGGTGATTCCGTATCCTTTGAAGTGCTGGCCGACTACAGCGGGGATTATATCTTCCGCTCCTCCTATGAAGGGATGGCTGATCTGACGGAAGACCCGCTCTGGAACGGCATCCCTGCAGTCAAAGAAGGCCGGTTGATGAATATCGACTTCGGATTATCCTATTACAACGATATTTACTCCCTGAACGCACAGCTTGATTTCATTGTTGAGCATTTGCTTGCAGCACCACGGGTGAAGTAA
- a CDS encoding FtsK/SpoIIIE family DNA translocase → MAKRRRKKKKALLGSVLKYEIYGILLITISVIALSGEAAVGRSLSSMAGYLLGRFYFVLPLAGIFYGLMVMIHRKWPSTWNSRYTGGLLLLLSMCLMSTISAMQQKLGPLGMLHPGNVLSQIHNDLSGALSPGAGDSSVYMLGKDISGGYIGALEYAALLWLFGNLGAKLLMIVLLAISFMLITNLSYVELFTLLRVRAVKLIEGIKLRAANRPAAVPVVNSRPARASRVTTPEPADDDDYFEEDDGSDQQLPRRGQSKLLGRITGWFSGAARQSQPEVMGDPEDEVTDIIITDPRGGPVISRMTAAGGVPLEEYGEEDFPDEELEPVTPIIRDFFEHIRSEGLNAEDREEWSEFSPAARGGAATGTGAAELTRAGADSAPSGESGEGILPLELDGLLGTAEEGEAAPIIPPPPPPKPYKLPSFRLLAKPINGAKAGDQNDYMQTARKLEATLESFGVRAKVLEVVRGPAVTRYEIQPDIGVKVSRIVNLTDDIALALAAKDIRMEAPIPGKSAIGIEVPNSEVSVVTMREVMETQIFQDAESRLSIAFGRDISGQTIIGNLAKMPHLLVAGATGSGKSVCINGIITSILYKAKPNEVKFLMVDPKMVELNVYNGIPHLLAPVVTDPKRASLALKKIVVEMEKRYELFSKSGTRNMEGYNNLMKDNPAAVLPYIVVIVDELADLMMVAANDVEDAICRLAQMARAAGIHLIIATQRPSVDVITGLIKANIPSRIAFGVSSNVDSRTILDMPGAEKLLGRGDMLFLPMGASKPIRVQGAFMSDQEVETIVQYVSSQGEANYDESLVPEVDDTMSEDQEPQDELYEQAVQIVLEAKQASVSLLQRRMRVGYTRAARLIDSMEARGVIGPYEGSKPREVLMSLEQYQHNRLSS, encoded by the coding sequence GTGGCTAAACGGAGAAGAAAGAAGAAGAAAGCGCTGCTGGGCAGTGTTTTAAAATATGAAATCTACGGAATTCTGCTGATTACGATTTCCGTCATTGCATTGTCGGGGGAAGCGGCTGTCGGCCGCTCGCTCTCAAGCATGGCGGGGTATTTACTTGGCAGATTCTATTTTGTGCTGCCGCTGGCCGGAATTTTCTATGGGCTGATGGTAATGATTCACAGGAAATGGCCGTCCACCTGGAACAGCCGCTATACCGGCGGCCTGCTCCTGCTGTTGTCCATGTGCCTGATGAGTACCATATCGGCAATGCAGCAGAAGCTGGGTCCGCTCGGGATGCTGCATCCGGGCAATGTACTGTCTCAAATACATAATGATTTATCCGGCGCCCTCTCACCGGGCGCCGGCGACAGCAGTGTATACATGCTGGGCAAGGATATCAGCGGGGGGTACATCGGTGCGCTTGAATACGCTGCGCTCCTGTGGCTGTTCGGCAATCTGGGTGCTAAGCTGCTGATGATTGTATTGCTGGCCATCAGCTTCATGCTGATTACCAATCTTTCCTATGTAGAGCTGTTTACCCTACTCCGGGTAAGAGCTGTGAAGCTGATTGAAGGAATTAAGCTCCGGGCGGCGAACCGCCCGGCTGCTGTACCGGTGGTCAACAGCAGACCGGCTAGAGCCAGCAGAGTTACAACGCCGGAACCTGCGGATGATGACGATTACTTTGAAGAGGATGACGGATCGGATCAGCAGCTGCCAAGACGCGGACAGTCGAAGCTTCTGGGCAGAATAACCGGCTGGTTCAGCGGGGCTGCCCGCCAGAGTCAGCCGGAAGTCATGGGTGATCCGGAGGATGAAGTGACGGATATCATCATTACGGATCCGCGGGGGGGGCCGGTCATCTCCAGAATGACAGCAGCGGGAGGTGTTCCTCTGGAGGAGTATGGCGAGGAGGACTTCCCGGATGAGGAGCTTGAGCCTGTAACGCCGATCATCCGGGATTTCTTCGAGCATATCCGCTCTGAAGGGCTGAATGCCGAGGACCGGGAGGAATGGAGCGAATTCTCACCAGCGGCACGTGGTGGTGCTGCCACCGGAACAGGTGCTGCTGAGCTTACGAGAGCGGGAGCAGATTCTGCTCCGTCAGGGGAATCCGGGGAGGGTATACTGCCTCTAGAGCTGGACGGGCTGCTGGGAACGGCAGAGGAGGGCGAGGCGGCTCCGATTATACCGCCTCCACCTCCGCCCAAGCCGTACAAGCTGCCGTCCTTCCGTTTGCTGGCTAAACCGATTAACGGGGCTAAGGCGGGCGATCAGAATGATTATATGCAGACGGCACGCAAGCTGGAGGCTACACTGGAGAGCTTCGGTGTAAGGGCGAAGGTGCTGGAAGTGGTTCGCGGACCGGCGGTGACCCGGTATGAGATTCAGCCGGATATCGGCGTGAAGGTCAGCCGGATTGTCAATCTTACCGATGACATCGCGCTGGCACTGGCTGCCAAGGATATCCGTATGGAAGCGCCGATTCCCGGCAAATCAGCCATCGGCATTGAAGTGCCGAATTCGGAGGTTTCGGTCGTCACCATGCGCGAAGTGATGGAGACACAGATTTTTCAGGATGCGGAGTCACGGCTGTCGATTGCCTTCGGGCGGGATATCTCCGGCCAGACGATTATCGGCAATCTCGCCAAGATGCCCCATTTGCTGGTAGCGGGAGCAACCGGCTCCGGTAAATCAGTCTGCATCAACGGTATTATTACCAGCATTCTATATAAGGCTAAGCCGAATGAAGTGAAATTCCTTATGGTTGACCCTAAGATGGTCGAGCTGAATGTATATAACGGCATTCCGCATTTGCTGGCTCCTGTAGTTACAGACCCTAAGCGTGCCAGTCTGGCCTTGAAGAAGATTGTGGTGGAGATGGAGAAGCGGTATGAGCTGTTCTCCAAATCAGGCACACGTAACATGGAGGGCTACAACAACTTGATGAAGGATAATCCGGCAGCAGTACTGCCGTATATCGTTGTCATCGTGGACGAGCTTGCCGATCTGATGATGGTTGCTGCGAATGATGTAGAGGATGCAATCTGCCGGCTGGCCCAGATGGCGCGGGCGGCGGGAATTCATCTGATTATCGCCACACAGCGTCCTTCGGTAGATGTGATCACCGGCCTGATTAAGGCGAATATTCCTTCGCGGATTGCTTTCGGTGTCTCCTCGAATGTGGACTCCCGGACCATTCTGGATATGCCGGGTGCCGAGAAGCTGCTCGGACGCGGCGATATGCTGTTCCTGCCGATGGGGGCTTCCAAGCCGATCCGTGTTCAGGGTGCTTTCATGAGCGATCAGGAAGTAGAGACGATTGTGCAGTATGTCAGCAGCCAGGGGGAAGCGAATTACGACGAGTCGCTTGTGCCTGAGGTGGACGATACCATGAGCGAGGATCAGGAGCCGCAGGATGAATTGTATGAACAGGCCGTCCAGATCGTGCTGGAAGCCAAGCAGGCCTCTGTATCGCTGCTTCAGCGGCGTATGCGCGTCGGTTACACCCGTGCCGCACGCTTGATCGACTCTATGGAGGCCAGAGGCGTCATCGGCCCTTACGAGGGCAGCAAGCCGCGTGAGGTGCTGATGTCGCTGGAGCAGTATCAGCATAATAGACTCAGTTCATAA
- a CDS encoding YlzJ-like family protein, producing MTFYTILPMEQVFEGALSYASPVQEMTIQGMLMQVELLDGGQAKVVRLLQCPLDKYLDAAFSPGAIVQLDR from the coding sequence ATGACCTTTTATACCATTCTTCCGATGGAGCAGGTATTCGAGGGGGCACTGAGTTATGCCTCTCCCGTGCAGGAGATGACTATTCAGGGCATGCTGATGCAGGTAGAGCTGCTGGATGGAGGCCAGGCGAAGGTGGTCCGGCTGCTGCAGTGTCCGCTGGATAAATATCTGGATGCGGCCTTCTCCCCGGGTGCAATCGTTCAGCTGGACCGCTAA
- a CDS encoding ClpP family protease — protein sequence MEITEASKAGGGRNEEILPGEVKPAVNEPVPPGIPGPVGVLKELGQTVVPTGEPDIFCMTIIGQIEGHFVLPPHNKTTKYEHIIPQLVAAEQNKTIKGLLIILNTVGGDVEAGLAIAEMIASLSKPTVTVVIGGGHSIGVPIAVSSTYSIIAESATMTIHPIRMNGLVIGVPQTFEYMERMQERMVKFVTSHSRITESQFKDLMFKTGELNRDIGTAVGGQDAVRFGLMDEVGGIGAALAHLNRMIAAAPSQTNDTLTPGGLTQ from the coding sequence ATGGAAATCACAGAAGCAAGCAAGGCGGGCGGAGGGCGTAACGAAGAGATTCTGCCAGGGGAGGTAAAGCCCGCAGTGAATGAGCCGGTTCCTCCAGGAATCCCGGGACCTGTAGGGGTACTTAAGGAATTGGGACAGACAGTGGTTCCGACCGGGGAGCCGGATATTTTTTGTATGACGATTATAGGACAGATTGAAGGGCATTTCGTCTTGCCGCCGCATAACAAGACCACGAAATACGAGCATATTATTCCCCAGCTTGTTGCCGCCGAACAGAATAAGACCATCAAGGGGCTGCTGATTATTCTCAATACGGTTGGCGGGGATGTAGAGGCTGGACTGGCCATTGCCGAGATGATCGCGTCCTTGTCGAAGCCTACAGTAACGGTAGTCATCGGCGGCGGTCACAGCATCGGCGTGCCTATAGCGGTATCCTCCACATATTCCATTATTGCCGAAAGTGCAACCATGACGATCCATCCGATCCGGATGAACGGCCTGGTGATCGGCGTGCCGCAGACCTTCGAGTATATGGAGCGGATGCAGGAGCGGATGGTGAAGTTCGTGACCTCTCATTCCCGCATCACGGAATCACAGTTCAAGGATCTGATGTTCAAGACCGGAGAGCTGAACCGGGACATCGGCACCGCAGTGGGCGGCCAGGATGCCGTCAGATTCGGCCTGATGGATGAAGTGGGCGGAATCGGTGCCGCACTGGCCCATCTGAACCGGATGATTGCCGCTGCTCCTTCTCAGACGAACGATACGCTTACGCCAGGGGGGCTGACCCAATGA